The stretch of DNA ATTGGTGCTGGATTGACCATTGCTTGCTTGTGCCATTTCTGTTCACCTCCTATCGGTTGGTAACTGTATTATGTGCCGGACATGCTACAATCATTACTCACAATCAAAGGTGTTTTCTGGAAAAGGAATACCCATAATCTTAGCAAAAGGAAGTGATCAGATCATGAAATGCCCATACTGCGACCATACCAACACAAAAGTGCTCGACTCCCGTCCTGCCAATGAAAATAAATCAATACGCCGCAGGAGAGAGTGCGAAAGGTGCAGCCGCCGCTTCACTACGTTTGAGATGGTGGAGGAGACTCCGCTGATCGTTATCAAAAAGGATGGAAGCCGTGAGGAGTTCAGCCGGGACAAAATTCTGCGCGGCCTGATCCGCGCCTGCGAAAAGCGCCCCGTATCCGTGGAACGGCTCGAGATGATCGTCTCCGAGGTCGAAAAATCGCTGCGCGGCATTGCCGTAGCCGAGGTTGAGAGCCAGCAAATTGGCGAACTTGTGATGG from Paenibacillus sophorae encodes:
- the nrdR gene encoding transcriptional regulator NrdR produces the protein MKCPYCDHTNTKVLDSRPANENKSIRRRRECERCSRRFTTFEMVEETPLIVIKKDGSREEFSRDKILRGLIRACEKRPVSVERLEMIVSEVEKSLRGIAVAEVESQQIGELVMEQLYPVDEVAYVRFASVYRQFKDINMFMKELKALLSKNPAETDGL